The following proteins come from a genomic window of Streptococcus pneumoniae:
- a CDS encoding ABC transporter ATP-binding protein, with protein sequence MAYIEMKHCYKRYQVGDTEIVANRDVNFEIEKGELVIILGASGAGKSTVLNLLGGMDTNDEGEIWIDGVNIADYSSHQRTNYRRNDVGFVFQFYNLVSNLTAKENVELASEIVTDALNPDQVLTDVGLAHRLNNFPAQLSGGEQQRVSIARAVAKNPKILLCDEPTGALDYQTGKQVLKILQDMSRQKGATVIIVTHNGALAPIADRVIHMHDASVKDVVLNQHPQDIDSLEY encoded by the coding sequence ATGGCTTATATTGAGATGAAACACTGTTACAAGCGTTATCAGGTTGGGGACACGGAGATTGTGGCCAATCGTGATGTGAATTTTGAGATTGAAAAGGGGGAGCTGGTTATTATCCTTGGTGCTTCAGGTGCAGGCAAGTCAACAGTGCTTAACCTTCTTGGGGGAATGGATACCAATGATGAAGGGGAAATCTGGATTGATGGTGTTAATATTGCGGATTATAGTTCCCACCAGCGCACCAATTACCGTAGAAATGATGTGGGGTTTGTTTTTCAGTTTTATAATCTAGTTTCTAATCTGACAGCTAAGGAAAATGTGGAACTGGCTTCTGAAATTGTGACAGATGCCTTGAATCCTGATCAGGTCTTGACAGATGTAGGTCTGGCTCATCGTCTCAATAACTTTCCAGCCCAGCTTTCTGGAGGGGAGCAACAGCGAGTCTCCATTGCACGCGCGGTAGCTAAAAATCCTAAAATTCTCCTTTGTGATGAACCGACTGGAGCCTTGGATTATCAGACGGGCAAGCAGGTTTTGAAAATTCTCCAAGACATGTCTCGTCAAAAGGGAGCGACGGTGATCATCGTGACTCATAATGGAGCTTTGGCGCCCATTGCTGATCGCGTGATTCATATGCACGATGCCAGTGTCAAGGATGTGGTGCTCAACCAGCATCCTCAGGATATTGACAGTTTGGAGTACTAG
- a CDS encoding metal ABC transporter permease, whose protein sequence is MIAEFIDGLQKFHFLQNALITAIVVGIVAGAVGCFIILRGMSLMGDAISHAVLPGVALSFILGLDFFIGAIVFGLLAAIIITYIKGNSIIKSDTAIGITFSSFLALGIILIGVAKSSTDLFHILFGNILAVQDTDMFITMGVGAAILLLIWIFFKQLLITSFDELLAKAMGMPVNFYHYLLMVLLTLVSVTAMQSVGTILIVAMLITPAATAYLYANSLKSMIFLSSTFGATASVLGLFIGYSFNVAAGSSIVLTAASFFLISFFIAPKQRYLKLKNKHLLK, encoded by the coding sequence ATGATTGCAGAATTTATCGATGGATTGCAAAAATTCCATTTCCTACAAAATGCCTTGATAACAGCTATTGTCGTCGGGATTGTAGCTGGAGCTGTGGGATGTTTCATTATTCTACGCGGGATGTCACTCATGGGAGATGCCATTTCACATGCTGTCTTACCAGGTGTAGCCCTCTCCTTCATCTTGGGCCTTGACTTCTTTATCGGAGCCATTGTCTTTGGATTGCTAGCTGCCATCATCATTACCTACATCAAAGGAAACTCGATTATCAAAAGCGATACCGCCATCGGCATTACCTTTTCTTCTTTCTTAGCCCTCGGTATCATCTTGATTGGTGTCGCTAAAAGTTCAACTGACCTTTTCCATATCCTTTTTGGTAATATCCTGGCCGTCCAAGATACGGATATGTTTATTACTATGGGTGTGGGGGCAGCCATCCTCTTGTTAATCTGGATTTTCTTCAAGCAACTCTTGATAACTTCCTTTGATGAACTCTTGGCTAAAGCCATGGGAATGCCTGTCAATTTCTATCACTACCTTCTCATGGTACTCCTGACTCTCGTGTCTGTGACAGCCATGCAAAGTGTCGGAACTATCCTGATTGTAGCCATGCTGATTACCCCAGCTGCAACTGCTTATCTGTATGCTAATAGTCTGAAAAGTATGATTTTCCTTTCCTCAACCTTCGGAGCTACTGCTTCAGTTTTGGGACTCTTTATTGGCTATAGTTTTAATGTTGCGGCAGGTTCTAGTATCGTGCTTACAGCTGCTAGTTTCTTTCTCATTAGCTTCTTTATCGCTCCCAAACAACGATATTTGAAACTGAAAAATAAACATTTGTTAAAATAA
- the tpx gene encoding thiol peroxidase yields the protein MVTFLGNPVSFTGKQLQVGDKALDFSLTTTDLSKKSLADFDGKKKVLSVVPSIDTGICSTQTRRFNEELAGLDNTVVLTVSMDLPFAQKRWCGAEGLDNAIMLSDYFDHSFGRDYALLINEWHLLARAVFVLDTDNTIRYVEYVDNINSEPNFEAAIAAAKAL from the coding sequence ATGGTAACTTTTCTCGGAAATCCTGTGAGCTTTACAGGTAAACAACTACAAGTCGGCGACAAGGCGCTTGATTTTTCTCTTACTACAACAGATCTTTCTAAAAAATCTCTGGCTGATTTTGATGGCAAGAAAAAAGTCTTGAGTGTCGTTCCTTCTATCGATACAGGCATCTGCTCAACTCAAACACGTCGTTTTAATGAAGAATTGGCTGGACTGGACAACACGGTCGTATTGACTGTTTCAATGGACCTACCTTTTGCTCAAAAACGTTGGTGCGGTGCTGAAGGCCTTGACAATGCCATTATGCTTTCAGACTACTTTGACCATTCTTTCGGGCGCGATTATGCCCTCTTGATCAACGAATGGCACCTATTAGCACGCGCAGTCTTTGTCCTCGATACTGACAATACGATTCGCTACGTTGAATACGTGGATAATATCAATTCTGAGCCAAACTTCGAAGCCGCAATTGCAGCTGCTAAAGCCCTATAG
- the psaA gene encoding metal ABC transporter substrate-binding lipoprotein/adhesin PsaA, with translation MKKLGTLLVLFLSAIILVACASGKKDTTSGQKLKVVATNSIIADITKNIAGDKIDLHSIVPIGQDPHEYEPLPEDVKKTSEADLIFYNGINLETGGNAWFTKLVENAKKTENKDYFAVSDGVDVIYLEGQNEKGKEDPHAWLNLENGIIFAKNIAKQLSAKDPNNKEFYEKNLKEYTDKLDKLDKESKDKFNKIPAEKKLIVTSEGAFKYFSKAYGVPSAYIWEINTEEEGTPEQIKTLVEKLRQTKVPSLFVESSVDDRPMKTVSQDTNIPIYAQIFTDSIAEQGKEGDSYYSMMKYNLDKIAEGLAK, from the coding sequence ATGAAAAAATTAGGTACATTACTCGTTCTCTTTCTTTCTGCAATCATTCTTGTAGCATGTGCTAGCGGAAAAAAAGATACAACTTCTGGTCAAAAACTAAAAGTTGTTGCTACAAACTCAATCATCGCTGATATTACTAAAAATATTGCTGGTGACAAAATTGACCTTCATAGTATCGTTCCGATTGGGCAAGACCCACACGAATACGAACCACTTCCTGAAGACGTTAAGAAAACTTCTGAGGCTGATTTGATTTTCTATAACGGTATCAACCTTGAAACAGGTGGCAATGCTTGGTTTACAAAATTGGTAGAAAATGCCAAGAAAACTGAAAACAAAGACTACTTCGCAGTCAGCGACGGCGTTGATGTTATCTACCTTGAAGGTCAAAATGAAAAAGGAAAAGAAGACCCACACGCTTGGCTTAACCTTGAAAACGGTATTATTTTTGCTAAAAATATCGCCAAACAATTGAGCGCCAAAGACCCTAACAATAAAGAATTCTATGAAAAAAATCTCAAAGAATATACTGATAAGTTAGACAAACTTGATAAAGAAAGTAAGGATAAATTTAATAAGATCCCTGCTGAAAAGAAACTCATTGTAACCAGCGAAGGAGCATTCAAATACTTCTCTAAAGCCTATGGTGTCCCAAGTGCCTACATCTGGGAAATCAATACTGAAGAAGAAGGAACTCCTGAACAAATCAAGACCTTGGTTGAAAAACTTCGCCAAACAAAAGTTCCATCACTCTTTGTAGAATCAAGTGTGGATGACCGTCCAATGAAAACTGTTTCTCAAGACACAAACATCCCAATCTACGCACAAATCTTTACTGACTCTATCGCAGAACAAGGTAAAGAAGGCGACAGCTACTACAGCATGATGAAATACAACCTTGACAAGATTGCTGAAGGATTGGCAAAATAA
- a CDS encoding glycoside hydrolase family 95 protein has protein sequence MIRNKKQDYVLAYKQPASTTYMGWEEEALPIGNGSLGAKVFGLIGAERIQFNEKSLWSGGPLPDSSDYQGGNLQAQYVFLAEIRQALEKRDYNLAKELAEQHLIGPKTSQYGTYLSFGDIHIEFSQQGTTLSQVTDYQRQLNISKALATTSYVYKGTRFEREAFASFPDDLLVQCFTKEGLETLDFTIELSLTCDLASNGKYEQEKSDYKECKLDITDSHILMKGRVKDNDLRFASYLAWETDGDIRVWSDRVQISGASYANLFLAAKTDFAQNPASNYRKKLDLEQQVIDLVDTAKEKGYTQLKSRHIEDYQALFQRIQLDLEADVDASTTDDLLKNYKPQEGQALEELFFQYGRYLLISSSRDCPDALPANLQGVWNAVDNPPWNSDYHLNVNLQMNYWPAYVTNLLETVFPVINYVDDLRVYGRLAAVKYAGIVSQKGEENGWLVHTQATPFGWTAPGWDYYWGWSPAANAWMMQTVYEAYSFYRDQDYLREKIYPMLRETVRFWNAFLHKDQQAQRWVSSPSYSPEHGPISIGNTYDQSLIWQLFHDFIQAAQELGLDEDLLTEVKEKSDLLNPLQITQSGRIREWYEEEEQYFQNEKVEAQHRHASHLVGLYPGNLFSYKGQEYIEAARASLNDRGDGGTGWSKANKINLWARLGDGNRAHKLLAEQLKISTLPNLWCSHPPFQIDGNFGATSGMAEMLLQSHAAYLVPLAALPDAWSTGSVSGLMARGHFEVSMSWEDKKLLQLTILSRSGGDLRVSYPDIEKSVIKMNQEKIKAKCMGKDCISVATAEGDLVQFYF, from the coding sequence ATGATAAGGAATAAAAAACAAGATTATGTACTGGCCTACAAGCAACCAGCTTCAACCACTTACATGGGTTGGGAAGAAGAAGCTTTACCGATAGGTAATGGTTCTTTAGGAGCAAAAGTATTTGGCCTTATAGGGGCTGAACGGATTCAATTTAATGAAAAAAGTCTCTGGTCTGGAGGTCCACTTCCTGATAGTTCAGATTATCAGGGTGGAAATCTTCAGGCTCAGTATGTTTTTTTAGCTGAGATTCGGCAGGCTTTGGAGAAGAGAGATTACAATCTGGCTAAGGAACTGGCTGAGCAGCACCTAATTGGGCCAAAAACGAGTCAATATGGGACCTATCTGTCTTTTGGGGATATTCACATTGAGTTCAGCCAGCAAGGTACGACTTTGTCTCAGGTGACGGACTATCAGAGACAGTTGAATATTAGTAAGGCACTTGCGACGACTTCTTATGTCTATAAGGGAACGCGATTTGAACGTGAAGCTTTTGCGAGTTTTCCAGATGATCTCTTGGTTCAATGTTTTACTAAGGAAGGGTTGGAAACTCTAGATTTTACTATAGAACTATCCTTGACCTGTGATTTGGCTTCTAATGGAAAGTATGAGCAGGAAAAATCTGATTACAAGGAGTGTAAGTTGGATATTACTGATTCTCATATCTTGATGAAGGGAAGAGTTAAGGATAATGATCTGCGGTTTGCTAGTTATCTAGCTTGGGAAACGGATGGAGATATTAGAGTTTGGTCAGATAGGGTTCAGATATCAGGAGCCAGTTATGCCAATCTCTTCTTGGCCGCTAAGACGGATTTTGCCCAAAATCCTGCTAGCAATTATCGCAAGAAACTAGATTTAGAGCAACAGGTGATAGACTTGGTGGACACAGCTAAAGAAAAGGGCTATACCCAATTGAAATCAAGGCATATCGAGGACTACCAAGCTTTATTCCAGCGTATTCAATTGGATTTGGAAGCTGATGTTGACGCATCCACTACAGATGATTTGTTAAAAAATTATAAGCCACAAGAAGGGCAGGCTTTGGAGGAGCTGTTCTTCCAGTATGGACGGTATTTATTGATTAGTTCGTCCAGAGACTGCCCAGATGCTCTACCAGCTAACCTACAGGGAGTCTGGAATGCGGTCGACAATCCTCCTTGGAATTCGGACTATCACTTAAATGTCAATCTGCAGATGAATTATTGGCCAGCCTATGTTACCAATCTCCTAGAGACGGTCTTTCCAGTCATCAACTATGTAGATGATTTGCGTGTCTATGGTCGTCTAGCGGCTGTAAAGTATGCAGGAATCGTCTCTCAGAAAGGTGAGGAGAATGGTTGGTTGGTTCATACTCAAGCGACTCCCTTTGGTTGGACGGCACCTGGTTGGGATTACTATTGGGGTTGGTCACCAGCTGCCAATGCGTGGATGATGCAAACCGTTTATGAAGCCTATTCATTTTATAGGGACCAAGACTATCTCAGGGAGAAAATTTATCCCATGTTGAGGGAAACGGTTCGTTTTTGGAATGCCTTTTTACATAAGGATCAGCAGGCGCAGCGTTGGGTGTCTTCTCCGTCTTATTCCCCAGAACATGGGCCGATTTCGATTGGCAATACTTATGACCAATCTCTGATTTGGCAGTTATTTCATGATTTTATTCAGGCTGCTCAGGAATTGGGACTGGATGAGGACTTGTTGACTGAGGTTAAGGAGAAGTCTGATTTACTAAATCCTTTGCAAATCACTCAATCTGGTCGAATCAGGGAGTGGTATGAGGAGGAAGAGCAGTATTTTCAAAATGAGAAAGTGGAGGCCCAGCATCGGCATGCTTCCCATCTAGTGGGACTCTATCCTGGCAATCTCTTTAGCTACAAGGGACAAGAGTATATTGAAGCGGCGCGTGCTAGCCTCAATGATCGTGGAGATGGCGGCACAGGCTGGTCCAAGGCTAATAAGATCAATCTCTGGGCGCGTTTGGGAGATGGCAATCGAGCCCATAAATTATTGGCAGAGCAGTTAAAGATATCCACCTTGCCAAATCTTTGGTGTAGCCATCCTCCTTTTCAGATAGATGGTAATTTTGGTGCTACTAGTGGCATGGCAGAAATGTTACTCCAGTCTCATGCAGCTTATCTGGTACCTCTAGCTGCCCTACCTGATGCTTGGTCAACAGGTTCTGTTTCAGGCTTAATGGCACGTGGACATTTTGAAGTGAGCATGAGCTGGGAAGATAAAAAACTCTTACAGTTGACCATTTTATCAAGGAGTGGAGGAGATTTGCGAGTTTCTTATCCAGATATTGAGAAGAGTGTGATTAAAATGAATCAAGAAAAAATAAAAGCGAAATGCATGGGGAAAGATTGTATTTCGGTGGCAACAGCAGAAGGTGATCTTGTTCAATTTTATTTTTAA
- a CDS encoding ABC transporter permease: protein MIKRKTYWKDLIQSFTGSKGRFLSILILMMLGSLALVGLKVTSPNMEATANAYLTTAQTLDLAVMSNYGLDQADQEELKQTEGAEVEFGYLTDVTMDNGQDAIRLYSKPERISTFQLRKGRLPQSDKEIALATHLQGQYSVGQEISFKEKEEGHSSLKDHTYTITGFVDSAEILSQRDMGYAGSGSGTLTAYGVILPSQFDQKVYNIARLKYQDLAGLNAFSSAYEEKSKQHQEDLEQTLSDNGKVRLQLLKKEGQESLDKGQETLDKAQTNLQEGKRRLAAAQARIQAQESQLALFPQVQREQASAQLTQAKQELGKEEDKLKQAEQNLAQEKEKLEKHQQVLDDLAEPRYQVYNRQTMPGGQGYLMYSNASSSIRAVGNIFPVVLYAVAAMVTFTTMTRFVDEERTHAGIFKALGYRSKDIIAKFLLYGLVAGTVGTALGSILGHYLLASVISSVITKGMVVGETQIQFYWTYSLLALVLSWLASVLPAYLVAWRELHDEAAQLLLPKPPVKGAKILLERIGFIWRRLSFTHKVTARNIFRYKQRMLMTIFGVAGSVALLFAGLGIQSSVAGVPSKQFQQIQQYQMLVSENPSATNQDKVELAEVLKGQEILAYQKIYSKTLDKDFKGKAGLQNITLMMIEKEDLTPFIHLQHHQQELTLKDGIVITAKLAQLAGVKVGQTLEIEGKELKVAAITENYVGHFIYMSQASYEQLYGQLPQANTYLVSLRDTSATSIESQAGLLMSQSAVSSVVQNASAIRLFDSIASSLNQTMTILVIVSVLLAIVILYNLTNINVAERIRELSTTKVLGFHNNEVTLYIYRETIVLSLVGIVLGLVAGFYLHQFLIQMISPATILFYPQVGWEVYVIPVAAVSIILTLLGFFVNYYLRKVDMLEALKSVE from the coding sequence ATGATCAAGCGAAAAACTTATTGGAAGGACTTAATTCAGTCCTTCACAGGCTCCAAGGGGCGTTTTTTATCCATCTTGATCCTGATGATGTTGGGATCTCTAGCCTTAGTAGGCCTCAAAGTAACCAGTCCCAACATGGAGGCGACAGCTAATGCTTATTTAACAACTGCTCAAACCTTGGATTTGGCAGTCATGTCTAACTATGGCTTGGATCAAGCAGACCAAGAAGAACTAAAACAGACGGAGGGCGCAGAGGTCGAGTTTGGCTATTTGACAGATGTGACTATGGATAATGGGCAGGATGCCATTCGGCTGTACTCCAAACCAGAGCGAATTTCAACCTTTCAGCTAAGAAAGGGACGACTTCCTCAGTCAGACAAGGAAATCGCTTTGGCCACTCATTTGCAAGGCCAATACAGCGTGGGACAGGAGATTAGTTTTAAAGAAAAAGAAGAGGGTCATTCCTCTTTAAAAGACCATACTTATACCATTACTGGTTTTGTGGATTCGGCTGAAATCCTCTCCCAGCGAGATATGGGCTACGCAGGAAGTGGAAGTGGGACTCTGACAGCCTATGGGGTGATTTTACCTAGTCAGTTTGATCAGAAAGTCTACAATATAGCTCGTTTGAAATATCAAGATTTAGCAGGTTTAAATGCCTTTTCATCAGCTTATGAAGAAAAATCCAAGCAACATCAGGAAGACCTTGAACAAACTTTATCAGATAATGGCAAGGTACGTCTGCAACTTTTGAAAAAAGAAGGACAAGAGTCTCTAGACAAGGGGCAAGAGACCCTTGACAAGGCTCAGACTAATTTGCAGGAAGGCAAGCGTCGTTTAGCAGCTGCTCAAGCTCGTATACAGGCTCAAGAAAGTCAACTAGCCTTGTTTCCTCAAGTTCAGAGAGAGCAGGCTAGTGCTCAACTTACCCAAGCCAAGCAGGAATTGGGCAAGGAAGAGGATAAACTAAAGCAAGCTGAACAAAATCTAGCCCAAGAAAAGGAAAAATTAGAAAAACATCAGCAAGTCTTGGACGATTTGGCGGAGCCAAGGTATCAGGTCTATAATCGTCAGACCATGCCAGGTGGTCAGGGCTATCTTATGTATAGCAATGCTTCATCCAGTATTCGAGCAGTGGGCAATATCTTTCCTGTGGTACTTTATGCCGTAGCAGCCATGGTGACCTTTACGACCATGACTCGCTTTGTAGACGAAGAGCGAACTCATGCAGGGATTTTTAAGGCCTTGGGTTACCGTAGTAAGGATATTATCGCCAAGTTTCTCCTTTATGGACTAGTAGCTGGGACTGTCGGAACGGCTCTAGGTAGTATACTTGGTCATTATTTGCTAGCCAGTGTAATTTCAAGTGTCATTACAAAAGGCATGGTGGTGGGAGAAACCCAGATTCAGTTCTATTGGACCTATAGCTTACTAGCTCTTGTCTTGAGCTGGTTGGCGAGTGTGTTACCAGCCTATCTGGTGGCTTGGAGGGAACTTCATGACGAAGCAGCCCAGCTTCTACTTCCTAAACCTCCTGTCAAAGGAGCTAAAATCTTATTGGAGCGTATCGGTTTTATCTGGCGTCGTCTCAGTTTTACTCATAAGGTAACAGCCCGCAACATCTTTCGTTATAAGCAGAGAATGTTGATGACAATCTTTGGTGTGGCAGGTTCTGTAGCTCTGCTCTTTGCAGGTTTGGGAATCCAATCTTCTGTAGCAGGAGTTCCGTCTAAACAGTTTCAACAAATCCAACAGTATCAGATGCTTGTCTCTGAAAATCCTAGTGCGACCAATCAGGACAAGGTAGAGCTAGCAGAAGTGTTGAAAGGGCAGGAGATACTAGCCTACCAGAAAATCTATTCTAAAACGCTAGACAAGGATTTCAAAGGCAAGGCTGGTCTTCAAAACATTACTCTTATGATGATAGAGAAGGAAGATTTGACTCCCTTTATCCATCTTCAACATCATCAGCAGGAGCTGACATTAAAAGATGGCATCGTTATTACAGCTAAACTCGCCCAGCTGGCAGGTGTCAAGGTTGGGCAGACTTTAGAAATTGAAGGTAAGGAACTAAAGGTCGCTGCTATTACTGAGAACTACGTTGGTCACTTTATTTATATGAGTCAGGCTAGCTATGAGCAACTTTACGGACAGCTACCCCAAGCCAACACTTATCTGGTTTCATTAAGGGATACCAGTGCAACTAGTATCGAAAGTCAGGCGGGCTTGCTTATGAGTCAATCTGCGGTGTCCAGCGTTGTCCAAAATGCTTCAGCCATTCGACTCTTCGACTCTATCGCTAGCTCACTCAATCAGACCATGACCATCTTGGTCATCGTATCGGTTCTATTAGCTATTGTCATCCTTTACAATTTGACCAATATCAACGTAGCTGAGAGAATCCGTGAACTCTCCACTACCAAGGTTCTTGGTTTTCATAATAATGAAGTCACCCTCTACATTTACCGTGAGACGATTGTGCTATCCCTTGTGGGAATCGTACTTGGTCTGGTAGCTGGTTTCTATTTACACCAATTTTTGATTCAAATGATTTCGCCGGCGACTATTCTCTTTTATCCGCAGGTAGGCTGGGAAGTCTATGTAATCCCAGTGGCAGCAGTAAGCATCATTTTGACCTTGCTTGGTTTCTTCGTCAATTATTATCTGAGAAAGGTTGACATGTTAGAAGCCCTGAAATCTGTAGAGTAA
- a CDS encoding metal ABC transporter ATP-binding protein, protein MIRIENLSVSYKETLALKDISLVLHGPTITGIIGPNGAGKSTLLKGMLGIIPHQGQAFLDDKEVKKSLHRIAYVEQKINIDYNFPIKGKECVSLGLFPSIPLFRSLKTKHWKKVQEALEIVGLADYAERQISQLSGGQFQRVLIARCLVQEADYILLDEPFAGIDSVSEEIIMNTLRDLKKAGKTVLIVHHDLSKIPHYFDQVLLVNREVIAFGPTKETFTETNLKEAYGNQLFFNGGDL, encoded by the coding sequence ATGATACGTATCGAAAACCTCAGTGTCTCCTACAAAGAAACGTTGGCACTTAAGGATATTTCACTAGTGCTCCATGGACCAACAATTACCGGCATCATTGGTCCAAACGGCGCTGGGAAATCAACACTATTAAAAGGTATGCTGGGAATTATCCCACATCAAGGTCAGGCATTTCTCGATGACAAGGAAGTTAAAAAATCCTTACACCGAATTGCCTATGTCGAACAAAAAATCAATATCGACTACAACTTTCCCATCAAGGGCAAGGAATGCGTCTCGTTAGGACTATTTCCCTCTATTCCTCTCTTTCGAAGTTTAAAGACTAAACATTGGAAGAAAGTGCAAGAGGCCCTTGAAATCGTCGGCCTAGCTGACTACGCTGAACGTCAAATTAGTCAACTGTCTGGAGGTCAATTCCAGCGGGTTTTGATTGCCAGATGTTTGGTGCAGGAAGCCGACTATATCCTCTTGGATGAACCCTTTGCTGGGATTGACTCTGTCAGTGAGGAAATCATCATGAATACGCTGAGAGATTTGAAAAAAGCTGGGAAGACGGTTCTCATCGTTCACCACGACCTCAGCAAGATTCCCCACTACTTCGATCAAGTCTTACTTGTCAATCGAGAAGTGATTGCCTTTGGTCCAACAAAAGAAACTTTTACCGAAACCAATCTAAAAGAAGCTTACGGTAATCAACTCTTTTTCAATGGAGGTGACCTATGA
- a CDS encoding phosphoglycerate mutase, translating into MVKLVFARHGESEWNKANLFTGWADVDLSEKGTQQAIDAGKLIKEAGIEFDQAYTSVLKRAIKTTNLALEASDQLWVPVEKSWRLNERHYGGLTGKNKAEAAEQFGDEQVHIWRRSYDVLPPNMDRDDEHSAHTDRRYASLDDSVIPDAENLKVTLERALPFWEDKIAPALKDGKNVFVGAHGNSIRALVKHIKGLSDDEIMDVEIPNFPPLVFEFDEKLNVVSEYYLGK; encoded by the coding sequence ATGGTAAAATTGGTTTTTGCTCGCCACGGTGAGTCTGAATGGAACAAAGCTAACCTTTTCACTGGTTGGGCTGATGTTGATTTGTCTGAAAAAGGTACACAACAAGCGATTGACGCTGGTAAATTGATCAAAGAAGCTGGTATCGAATTTGACCAAGCTTACACTTCAGTATTGAAACGTGCTATCAAAACAACTAACTTGGCTCTTGAAGCTTCTGACCAATTATGGGTTCCAGTTGAAAAATCATGGCGCTTGAACGAACGTCACTACGGTGGTTTGACTGGTAAAAACAAAGCTGAAGCTGCTGAACAATTTGGTGATGAGCAAGTTCACATCTGGCGTCGTTCATACGATGTATTGCCTCCAAATATGGACCGTGATGATGAGCACTCAGCTCACACAGACCGTCGTTATGCTTCACTTGACGACTCAGTAATCCCAGATGCTGAAAACTTGAAAGTGACTTTGGAACGTGCTCTTCCATTCTGGGAAGATAAAATCGCTCCAGCTCTTAAAGATGGTAAAAACGTATTCGTAGGAGCTCACGGTAACTCAATCCGTGCCCTTGTAAAACACATCAAAGGTTTGTCAGATGATGAGATCATGGATGTGGAAATCCCTAACTTCCCACCATTGGTATTCGAATTCGATGAAAAATTGAACGTTGTTTCTGAATACTACCTTGGAAAATAA